One Pectobacterium cacticida genomic window, GCTGGAGGCAGGTGCCGGTAAATTGACACTGCCAAGCCCTGATGTGCCATGGATATGTTTGCTGTTGCGTGTTTTCCCCAAAATGGGACTTTCACACCCGCAGGCAACGGCTACCTTCACGTTTAAATACTCAGCTATAGCCAGTGCGTTGATCGCCCCTTGGTGAGCGCTTACATTCCCTGAAACCGTGGTAATTAACCTGACATCCAGGTTTTTATCTGACAGGGCGACCATCAGCGCGATGGCATCGTCGATCCCTGGGTCGGTATCGATAATCAAAGGCATGCTCATGACTGTTGTACCTGCGGTTTAATTAATAACGATGGCCAGCAATAATGTGATGGTCATTCAGCAAACATGAGTAATTTATGATTTTGGCTGCATTGCTTACCGACATATGGCGGCGTTAATGCTGTTTGCCGCAAGTTTTCGCGCCTGGTTCTCATTCATGCCCAGACTTTCATGTAATGCCATGAAATTCTCTAAAACATAGCCGCCAAAATACGCCGGGTCGTCGGAATTCACCGTGACGTTCATTCCTCTGTCTAGTAATGACAGTATGTTATGTTGATTCATATTATCGAATACGCGCAGTTTGACGTTTGAAAGAGGGCAAACCGTTAGGGGAATTTGAGAATCAATTAACCGCTGTACGAGCGTTTCATCTTCACTAGCGCGTACGCCATGATCGATACGAATGACCTTGAGCTTATCCAGCGCTTCCCAGATATACTCCGGCGGGCCTTCCTCACCGGCATGCGCAACGCCCGGTAAACCTTCAGCCCGCGCTTTAGCAAACACGCGTTCAAACAGGCGTGGGGGAAAACCTTTCTCCGAGCTATCCAAACCCACGGCCACAAACTTGTCCAAAAAAGGACGCGCTTGTTCAAACACCTCGAAAGCGGACTCTTCCGAAAGATGTCTCAAAAAGCTTAGGATCAACCCGCTCGACACACCCAGTTTTTTTCTGCCATCTTCCAGCGCTGCGCTGATGCCATCGACCACGACGCCAAAGGGAATCCCACGGTGGGTATGCGTCTGAGGATCGAAGAAAATTTCAGTATGAACAACGTTTTGCTCTTTGCATTTAATCAGATATTCCCACGTCAAATCATAGAAATCCTCTTCCTTTTGCAACACAGCTGCCCCTTCGTAGTAGAGGTTCAGGAAGTCTTGTAGGTTTGCAAACTGATAGGAATCGCTTAACTCGTCAACGCTCCCCCAGCGGGAATGTATCTTGTTGCGCTTGGCGATCTTGAAGAAAAGCGCTGGCTGTAATGAGCCCTCGATATGCATATGCAACTCTGCTTTAGGGAGGGACATGATGAGATCGCGCATCTGGTGTGGTCTCCGTTTGGATTGATGACTGCCCGATCTACATACTGTTGCGGTTTTGATGCGGGGCGTCTATTACCATTTTTATGGTATGCCATTAAAAAAAACTGAATGGGCAGGCGATGTTCACGCTAAAGGGTTAGTCAACATGTGGGCGTAGGTGGCGCGGTTTTGCTGGCGGTCCCTTTCTTGAATCCTCAATCTCCAGCCATGAACGCCTCTAGCGCGGCATAGCTATCTAGGTCGGTTTCCAAGCTGGCCGGGCAGGCAAGGATCAATTAACCCGCATTGATGAATGCTCTTGGCCTACAGGATCTGCGTGAAGTCATAACAAAAGATATCTTCTTATCCGAATTGGAAGCCTTTGGCGGTATCGTACTTCATGCTGACATGGGCTATCCAGTAGCTGAATACAAAGGTACAGACATCAGAATAGCTATCGAGCCGATAAACCTTACCCATATGCGAGATCTGACTGATGGCTATGTGGTAATGTTCAGGAACGGTGAGTTCGAGCATGAGATGGAGGGCGATCTCTATGAGGCGTTATCTCAAGCTGTTGATAGGCTTAAGATCGCTGTTGTGTTTTGTGAGAATAAATGAGTCATTAAAGTAAAATCTTTTACCTTTCTATGTTTTTCCTGCTGGCTGTAGAGAATCATTAGAATCGAGAAAAAATATCAGTCTAATTATTGGTATTGAAATAATTATTTATGAATATTTATTCTGTTGATTATTTATACTATTTTATAAAACCGAGAGATGTGTTATATAATTTAGCCTGAGTACTCAATGATAGAGAAATCAATAAGTAGTGAAGTTGTTTTTACATGGAGAATGGTGAAAATGGAATATATCGGATCATCTGATAGAGTGCTTGCCAGATATTATGATGCCTTTATTAAACGAGCTAGTGGTATCATTCAGGAAACAGCAGAAGACATTGGCACAGGTGCAGCGAGAATGTCAGTGTGGATATCACCATATTCAATCGCACATTTGAATCCTAACTACGTAAAAGCAATGACTGAATACAGATCTTTGATAATTAATGAAGATAAAAGGATGCTATACTGTTTGTCTTTCTTGGTCAGGAAACCCTCTATTATTTATGACATGGTGAAAGAAATTGTAGATTATTTATTTTCCAAAATGCCTGAAAAAGAGAAAAAAGAATTATCGGAAAAATTTAAAGATATAGGGTATAAGTTTTCTAATGCTATAACAGATCAAGTAGTTAAACAAGCAACAAAAATTGCTTTAATAGAGGCATTATCACAACTAATTGCGTCAAGAATATTTAATGATCCAGAAGTAAACCGTATAGCTAAAAGATTATCTCAAGGGGTTATTACAGCATTTCAAATATATGGTTATGTAGAAAAGTCATCTCGTGCTGCCCGAAAATTAAGGCGCGATGACAAAGTCATATATAATATGATTTATTCGCAAGGTACAGAGATGTTATATTTCATTATAGCAAAAAAAATCAATCCCCTTATCGTGGTAACTAGATCTAACGACCATACTAATGCTGATGATTTTATCAACGTATTGGCTGATATTTTTTATGATTGGTAATCATTATGTTAAAAAACGTAAAGTCTGTTTTTTTTGATATTCTGGCTATTATTTTAACTGGTATCTTTTCAATTGTTATTATTTACTTATGTGGATATATGCCAGAGAGTATTGTTTTGCCATTTGCTGGCATCGGATTCATTTTGTCATTTTGGTTAAGCCACCACTTAGTGGATAAACTGAGGTAATTATAATTTCTTACATTTTTCGCCATTTACTATTATGAGGTTTTTATTCCCAGTATATACATTATAATTCATATTTTTTTTAGTGAGTATTTATCAGATAAACTATAGCCACCAATAAAGTCAGTGTAGAATGGAATATAATCATGAAAGAACACATTCTTTGTTAAATAATATGAATCCGGCAGAATTAATCCTGTGTCTCCATAGAAACAAAGATATTAAATAATCCAGATGTAAATTTATCCGTCAGTCAATTATCAAAAGAGCAATAACAGAAATTAAAATATATAGTTATATTGAGAAAGCCGCTCAATCCGCACGAAAATTAAGACGTAATGATCGAGCAATATATAATATTCTTTAATCAAAAAATACTGAGATGTTCTACTTCATCGTAGAGAAAAATAGATCCTTTAATTGTTATGACAAAATTAAACGATCACACTAATGCCGATGATCTTATAAATGTACTTGCTGATATTTTCTACGACTGGTGATGTCATGTTAAAATCTATCAAACCTGTTCTGTTTGATATTTTAGCTATTTTTATTAAATTAATTTTCTCAATTATCTTTGTTTTTATAAGTGCTCATTTCCCCGATTCTCTTATGCTGCCTTTTGTTGGATTAGGAATACTCTTTTCATTTTGGTTTGGTGATTGTTTGGCTGATAAATTAAGGTGAAATACGGCCACAAAAATATATTGTCGGTGGCCGTATCTAAATGCATCAGAAAAATTATAAAATACTATCATTCCAGATACTATAGCCAGATGTTCCTGCTACTTTATGTTCCCATGATATAGAACCGTATTTTAATAAAACTTTTTCATATGGCATCATTTCATTGTTATTTATTGAATGTGGGTAATTACAGGAGATGTCAACAATACGCGCATCTGTTAATTTAATTTCGTAAAAAAGCTCCAGTTGACCAACAGAATTTACTCTATATAAGAAAAAATTAGCCGTTAACCGTTCATTTGAAGAGGTTGAAACACCAAGCAAAGGTGACGACTTGTCAATAAACTTAACTAATTCAACAGGATGGCAAGACAGGTTATCATCATAACTCATTGAGTGATTGAGACTCAATACTTGTATTTGGTTTTCATGACCGAGTTGACTTCTATTACCAATTGATTGCAGTGATGAACAACCAGAAGAAATTAATCCTTGCTTATCACCTGTAAGTTCTAAATAAATAATGCTAGACATTTTTCTATAACCTCAAGAAGTAAATTTATTAATGCATTGATGGTGTATCAAGCTTGAGTGAAAGTTTTCGTCCATCTGATGTTTTCATTTCAACGAGATTATTTTGGGTTACTTGCATCAAAGAAAGACATAACCTCAACATCAATGCTAATATTTCTTCCGGAGGTAATGAACTATTAAGAAGGCTACTTTTTAATTGTTCATTAAGTTGAGTGGTTAATTCCTCTTTACTTCCCATATTTTCTCTCCATGTGTTAATTCACTGTTTTTAAATTAAAATCGACCATCCCAAATAGGGTATAAAATGCGGACTGATGGTTTATGCGAATTGACTTTGGTTCTCACGTTTCAATGGTACAGATTAATGACGAGCTTTTCAATATTCATTCAATCCAGTTTTCTATGAGAAAATTTACTGGTTGTTTTACTAAAATCATGTTTTTTGACAGCATAGTTATGCTTTTTGTCTTCAATGGGCTAATTAGTTAGCTGGCTAATTTTATAGGCGAAAGGAGTCAGTTCATGAGGTGTTAAGACGAGTTTATCGGATTGTGATTTTGTAGAGCACTCAATAAATCTTCGTATGGTTAATAATAGATAGGATAAAAGCTAAGATTCTTTCAGGTTTATAAAATAGCAGTATGTAAAATATTACAGGGTTATTTTTTATAATTAACTATCTATTATAGAAATGAATATCTGATTTTTGATGAAAAACTAGGCTGTGTCCCTTAACTTAACAACCGTTTCAAAAATAACCTGATCGCGACCCTGTAAATAATTCTGTGTAACTGCCACCGTATTAAAGGTGATCGCTCAGGCGGTCACCGAACTCGATAATAAAACGGCTCATCGCCAGCCGCCAGTTCTGTATCGGCATGCTCCATTTTTTCGAGGCCGACTCGATCGCCAGATAAATCACTTTCCGCACCGAATCGTCCGTTGGGAACACTTTGCGTTTCTTTATCGCCTGACGGATGACGCTGTTCAACGATTCGATGGCATTCGTCGTGTAGATGGCCTTACGGATATCGGGCGGGTAGCCAAAGAATGTATTGAGATTTTCCCAGTGCGTGCGCCAACTCTTACTGATTTGCGGGTATTTCTCATCCCAGATGCCGGAGAATTTGTCCAGCGCCATCAGCGCCGCTTCCTCTGTCGGTGCCTGATACACGGCTTTCAACCCGCTGGTGACTGCTTTGTAATCCTTCCATGAGACGTATTTCAGACTATTGCGTACCATATGGATAATGCATAACTGAATATGGGTCTGCGGATAGACGCTGTTGATGGCCTCCGGGAAGCCCTTCAGACCGTCCACGCAGGCAATGAGAATGTCCTTAAGCCCCCGGTTCTTAAGCTCTGTCAGCACGTTCAACCAGAACTTCGCCCCTTCATTTTCCGCCAGCCACATGCCCAGCAGTTCTTTCTGACCGTCGGTGTTGATGCCCAGCGCAAGGAACACCGCTTTATTGATGACACTGCCGCCATCACGAACTTTCACCACAATACAGTCAAGATAAACAATGGGATACAGTGAGTCTAACGGACGGTTTTGCCATGCAGTAACCTGCTCTTTAACGGCGTCGGTCACTTTAGATATCAGCGTGGGAGAGACATCGGCATCGTACATTTCTTTGAACGTGGCGACAATTTCCCGCGTGGTCATGCCCTTGGCATAGAGGGATAAAATCTGGCTGTCCATCTGCGTGATGCGAGTCTGATTTTTCTTTATTAACTGCGGTTCAAAGGTGCTTTCACGGTCACGTGGCGTGTTGATTTCAAGCTCGCCGTCATCGCACAGCAGGGTTTTAGATGAATAGCCGTTGCGGGTATTCGAGCCTGATTTTGGGGCATTTTTCTCGTGCCCGAGGTGCTCGGTTAACTCAGCATTGAGTGCTGTTTCGACGGTAAGCTTTGTCAGCATACGAGAAAACGCATTCAGGTCAGCTTCGGTTTTAAGGCCTTTAGCCAGTTCAGCAGCGAGTGCTTTGAGTTTCTTTTCGTCCATAATTAGCCTGTCTCTGTTGTTGGAGTGAACATATCAAAAACAGGCAGATACACAATCTAAATTACAGTCTCCTGATCGCCCCAGCTTTAGCATGTTCAGGTAGTTTCTGGCTGTTTTTTCCGATCATGTAGCGATACGACGATTTTCTTTAAGTATCGCAAAGCAACGCTCCACGACATTGCGTTTTTTGTACAAGCCCTATTGAGGCACCGACGTCTGTCCTGACTGGCTTTCTCATTCGATTTAAACGGAATTACCACTTTTATTCTTTTTTTCAAACGAATACGGAGGCTGTTACTTGAGTAACCCTTATCCGCCAGCACTGCTTTCGGGCGCGAACGTTACTGCCATCCAGCGCGATAACATCCCAGTCAATCAACGCTTTTTCGTCCAAAATCTGAAGTAATTTATTGAAAATACTGTTCATCACTCCGGTTTTAGACCACCGGTTAAAGCGGTTGTAAATGGTTTTCCAATGACCATAACGCTCAGGTAAATCCCGCCACGGCGCACCAGAGCAAAGCACCCAGAATATACCATTCATGACACGCCTATGCGCAAAGTAAGGACGACCGCCTGTGGAATAACCCCTTTCAGGTGGCAGCATAGGAGGAATCAGCATCCATGCTTCATCGGGGAAATCGTAACGAGCCAAATGAAAGAACCTTTTGTGGTGAAATCATGTCCCCGATTGTACAAAAACAGTTACGGGACACACCCTAGGACGGATCTGAGTATTGGGCTTCAACTGGCGCTCATACGACGCGGCAGATGGTGTGATATCCAGCCCGCCAACGAGCCAATAGCGCTTGCACCTGCCAGTTGGCCTACCGCAGCAACTGAAGGCTCCAGATGCGCAGCGAACCAGGCGACGAGCCCCAGGAAGTAGCCCAACAAATTATTGAGCGGGGGCAAGCCGCGCAAACTCACGACGATGAGTGCGACCACGAATACCACCGCCGGCATCGCAATCATTAAACCCATAGCTGGCACCAAACTAGCGATGCCTGTCGCTGCTAACGCTCCGATCACCAGCCCCAGCCATACACAACCGAAGTTTTCGAACGCTGAGCGCGTGTCCAGCCCTCGAGAGAAGAAGGCAATCCAGCCAATGAACATGGCCCAAATAGGCAGTTGTAGAGCCAATGAAACGCCCGCAGCGATAGATGCAGTCGCCGCAGCGATGAAGGTGACGGTCAAATAGCGAGGCGATATGTGCCCGGCACGGTGCTGGTTTTGAGAAGGTGTGGTCATGATGATTTCTCCAATCAGGCAATGCCGCCGTTAGCACGCAAGACTTGGCCATTGATCCAAGCACCACCCGCGCTGGCCAGGAAGGCAACCACCGCAGCGATATCATCTGGCTGCCCAAGGCGTTCGAGGGGCGGCATATTGGCGAATGTCTGAATTTGTGCATCGCTCTTGCCATGCAAGAACAACTCGGTTGCCACCGGCCCTGGTGCCACAGCGTTGACGGAAATATTCCGGCCTCGCAGTTCCTTGGCAAAGACACGGGTGAACGCTTCCACTGCTGCCTTGGTGCCGTTGTAGATGGCGTAACCAGGCATGTTCAGCGCCAGCGTCGTACTCGAGACATTGATGATGCGGCCATCTGAGTTCAACCGCGTGCTGGCTTCGCGCAAGGTGTTGAACACGCCTTGGGTGTTGATGGCAAAGTGTTGGGCATACAGTTCGTCGCTGGCTTGTGCCAGAGGCACGGTTTTGAGGATGCCCGCGTT contains:
- a CDS encoding adenosine deaminase → MRDLIMSLPKAELHMHIEGSLQPALFFKIAKRNKIHSRWGSVDELSDSYQFANLQDFLNLYYEGAAVLQKEEDFYDLTWEYLIKCKEQNVVHTEIFFDPQTHTHRGIPFGVVVDGISAALEDGRKKLGVSSGLILSFLRHLSEESAFEVFEQARPFLDKFVAVGLDSSEKGFPPRLFERVFAKARAEGLPGVAHAGEEGPPEYIWEALDKLKVIRIDHGVRASEDETLVQRLIDSQIPLTVCPLSNVKLRVFDNMNQHNILSLLDRGMNVTVNSDDPAYFGGYVLENFMALHESLGMNENQARKLAANSINAAICR
- a CDS encoding Hcp family type VI secretion system effector; translation: MSSIIYLELTGDKQGLISSGCSSLQSIGNRSQLGHENQIQVLSLNHSMSYDDNLSCHPVELVKFIDKSSPLLGVSTSSNERLTANFFLYRVNSVGQLELFYEIKLTDARIVDISCNYPHSINNNEMMPYEKVLLKYGSISWEHKVAGTSGYSIWNDSIL
- a CDS encoding IS256 family transposase; the protein is MDEKKLKALAAELAKGLKTEADLNAFSRMLTKLTVETALNAELTEHLGHEKNAPKSGSNTRNGYSSKTLLCDDGELEINTPRDRESTFEPQLIKKNQTRITQMDSQILSLYAKGMTTREIVATFKEMYDADVSPTLISKVTDAVKEQVTAWQNRPLDSLYPIVYLDCIVVKVRDGGSVINKAVFLALGINTDGQKELLGMWLAENEGAKFWLNVLTELKNRGLKDILIACVDGLKGFPEAINSVYPQTHIQLCIIHMVRNSLKYVSWKDYKAVTSGLKAVYQAPTEEAALMALDKFSGIWDEKYPQISKSWRTHWENLNTFFGYPPDIRKAIYTTNAIESLNSVIRQAIKKRKVFPTDDSVRKVIYLAIESASKKWSMPIQNWRLAMSRFIIEFGDRLSDHL
- a CDS encoding DUF1097 domain-containing protein, whose amino-acid sequence is MTTPSQNQHRAGHISPRYLTVTFIAAATASIAAGVSLALQLPIWAMFIGWIAFFSRGLDTRSAFENFGCVWLGLVIGALAATGIASLVPAMGLMIAMPAVVFVVALIVVSLRGLPPLNNLLGYFLGLVAWFAAHLEPSVAAVGQLAGASAIGSLAGWISHHLPRRMSAS
- a CDS encoding SDR family oxidoreductase, which gives rise to MNNSTKVALVTGASRGIGAAITRQLSRDGFAVAINYASNQAEAESLAEDIKQLGGAAIAIRADVSKSDQVRGMFDAVEQQLGKVDVLVNNAGILKTVPLAQASDELYAQHFAINTQGVFNTLREASTRLNSDGRIINVSSTTLALNMPGYAIYNGTKAAVEAFTRVFAKELRGRNISVNAVAPGPVATELFLHGKSDAQIQTFANMPPLERLGQPDDIAAVVAFLASAGGAWINGQVLRANGGIA